A genomic window from Xenorhabdus cabanillasii includes:
- the gpsA gene encoding NAD(P)H-dependent glycerol-3-phosphate dehydrogenase, with translation MNTASMTVIGAGSYGTALAITLARNGHNVVLWGHNPAHVHALQQARCNQAFLPDVSFPDNLQLETDLKSAVSASRNILIVVPSHVFGDVLQQIKPHLQPDSRIVWATKGLEAETGRLLQDVAREILGNEIPLAVVSGPTFAKELAAGLPTAIAVSATTPEFGEELQQLFHCGKSFRVYKNPDFIGVQLGGAIKNVIAIGAGISDGMGFGANARTALITRGLAEMSRLGAALGADPSTFMGMAGLGDLVLTCTDNQSRNRRFGMMLGQGINVDAAQREIGQIVEGYRNTKEVRALAKRVGVEMPITEQIYQILYRNKNVIEAAQALLGRATRDEGENSRA, from the coding sequence ATGAATACTGCTTCTATGACAGTAATCGGTGCCGGTTCATACGGCACCGCTTTAGCCATTACACTGGCCCGTAATGGACATAATGTTGTGCTTTGGGGCCATAACCCCGCACATGTCCATGCCTTGCAACAAGCCCGTTGTAATCAGGCATTTTTACCGGATGTTTCTTTCCCTGATAACTTACAGCTTGAAACCGATCTAAAAAGTGCTGTATCAGCCAGCCGTAATATTCTGATTGTGGTTCCCAGCCATGTCTTTGGCGATGTTTTACAGCAGATAAAACCGCATTTACAGCCAGACTCTCGTATTGTTTGGGCCACTAAAGGCCTTGAAGCGGAAACGGGTCGTTTATTGCAGGATGTGGCGCGTGAGATATTAGGTAATGAAATCCCATTGGCGGTAGTCTCTGGCCCGACATTTGCGAAAGAGCTGGCTGCTGGTTTACCGACAGCAATTGCGGTATCTGCGACAACTCCTGAATTTGGAGAAGAACTCCAGCAGCTTTTCCATTGTGGTAAAAGCTTCCGTGTGTACAAAAACCCTGATTTTATTGGCGTGCAACTGGGTGGTGCAATCAAGAACGTGATTGCTATTGGAGCCGGGATTTCAGATGGCATGGGGTTCGGTGCCAACGCTCGCACTGCATTAATTACCCGTGGATTAGCGGAGATGAGCCGCCTTGGTGCTGCCTTAGGCGCTGATCCATCCACATTCATGGGAATGGCTGGATTAGGTGATTTAGTGCTGACCTGTACTGATAACCAATCCCGCAACCGCCGCTTCGGTATGATGTTGGGACAGGGAATCAATGTTGACGCTGCACAGCGTGAAATAGGGCAGATTGTTGAAGGGTATCGTAATACAAAAGAAGTCCGGGCATTAGCCAAACGGGTCGGGGTTGAAATGCCTATCACAGAGCAAATCTACCAGATATTGTATCGCAATAAAAATGTAATCGAAGCAGCTCAGGCATTATTGGGAAGAGCTACAAGGGATGAAGGAGAAAATTCCCGCGCTTAA
- the secB gene encoding protein-export chaperone SecB, whose amino-acid sequence MSEQNNTEMAFQIQRVYTKDISFESPKAPQIFQQEWQPEVKLDLDTASSELVQGVYEVVLRVTVTATLGEETAFLCEVQQAGIFSIDGIEGTQLAHCLGAYCPNILFPYARECITNLVGRGTFPQLNLAPVNFDALFMNYLQQQADSQSDEATQEA is encoded by the coding sequence ATCCAACGTGTATATACGAAAGACATTTCTTTCGAATCACCTAAGGCACCTCAAATTTTCCAACAGGAATGGCAGCCAGAGGTTAAATTAGATCTGGATACCGCTTCCAGTGAGTTAGTTCAGGGAGTCTATGAAGTTGTTCTGCGTGTCACTGTCACGGCGACACTAGGAGAAGAAACCGCGTTCTTGTGCGAAGTTCAGCAGGCTGGTATTTTCTCTATTGATGGTATTGAAGGAACTCAACTGGCGCACTGCTTAGGTGCATATTGCCCGAATATTTTGTTCCCATATGCCCGTGAATGCATCACTAACCTGGTGGGTCGTGGTACATTCCCACAATTGAACCTGGCACCCGTTAACTTTGATGCTTTGTTCATGAATTACCTGCAACAGCAGGCTGATTCTCAGTCTGATGAGGCAACACAGGAAGCTTAA